In Paroedura picta isolate Pp20150507F chromosome 12, Ppicta_v3.0, whole genome shotgun sequence, one DNA window encodes the following:
- the ESAM gene encoding endothelial cell-selective adhesion molecule, protein MSAARQAPPRGIGGGMEPLPLALGLAALLGLSSAVLEVHVGQTSVVSIKGQPAILPIWYTSISNSRPYVTWLFERHEPKKHFQLLTYIEGKSKVEDMYLKHRVGFVYSMPSSNVSIAINNTQEEDSGQYMCTVNLADESSADGRNIGLINLTILVPPSSPVCNIQGSPRVGGNITMSCKSSSGKPSPMYHWRRTSPNVQIYFAPAQDISKGTLTLTNLTTGMSGMYICNVSNLAGYSNCTLNLEVNPAFSAAVVAGAVVGALIGLGLILLFALQMFVYRRKKKDGQEEMANEIKEDAVAPKTLSWSKSPGSDIVSKNGTLSSMNTTQDHKLYPSKPPSDTASVTTATGSTVGYKPPYHNPRGGTLNSTPSLSNQSLPLYFPPSINGTLSHHTSVPVHRNTMHRTNGAQPQPPRQESTLPPGLTSSTLSRMGAVPVMVPAQSQAGSLV, encoded by the exons GTCTTTCTTCTGCAGTGTTGGAAGTCCATGTGGGGCAGACCTCTGTGGTTTCCATCAAAGGGCAACCGGCCATACTGCCGATCTGGTATACATCCATCTCTAATAGCAGGCCTTACGTCACCTGGCTTTTTGAAAGACATGAACCTAAAAAGCATTTTCAG TTACTGACGTACATAGAAGGAAAGTCAAAAGTGGAGGATATGTATCTCAAGCATCGGGTGGGCTTTGTGTATTCCATGCCTTCGTCGAACGTCTCTATTGCAATTAATAATACTCAAGAAGAAGACTCCGGGCAATACATGTGCACAGTCAACCTTGCGGACGAAAGTTCGGCAGATGGGAGAAACATCGGACTCATCAACCTGACCATTCTGG TCCCTCCATCTTCGCCAGTATGCAATATCCAGGGAAGTCCTCGTGTTGGAGGGAACATTACCATGAGCTGCAAGTCATCGTCTGGCAAGCCCAGCCCCATGTACCACTGGAGGCGCACCAGCCCCAATGTTCAGATCTACTTTGCACCCGCACAAG ACATCTCAAAGGGGACTCTCACGCTGACGAATCTCACCACGGGCATGTCTGGAATGTACATCTGCAACGTCTCCAATTTGGCTGGCTACTCCAACTGCACCCTCAACCTGGAGGTGAATCCAG CTTTCAGTGCAGCGGTGGTGGCTGGAGCCGTTGTGGGAGCCCTCATTGGACTGGGCCTGATCCTCTTgtttgctctccagatgttcgtctacagaaggaagaagaaagatggGCAAGAGGAAATGGCCAATGAGATCAA GGAAGATGCTGTCGCTCCAAAGACGCTTTCCTGGTCCAAAAGTCCTGGTTCGGACATAGTCTCCAAAAACGGCACCTTGTCCTCCATGAACACCACTCAGGACCACAAACTGTACCCGTCCAAGCCTCCTTCGGACACGGCCTCTGTCACCACTGCCACGGGCAGCACGGTGGGCTACAAGCCACCCTACCACAACCCTCGAGGTGGAACGCTCAACTCCACCCCCAGCCTCTCCAACCAGTCCCTGCCCCTCTACTTCCCGCCGAGCATCAACGGGACCCTCAGCCACCACACCAGCGTGCCAGTCCACAGGAACACTATGCACAGGACAAACGgggcccagccccagcccccccgccaggagtccaccctcccccccgggcTCACCTCCTCCACCCTCTCCCGCATGGGGGCGGTGCCCGTCATGGTGCCTGCCCAGAGTCAAGCGGGATCCTTGGTGTAA